Below is a genomic region from Henckelia pumila isolate YLH828 chromosome 3, ASM3356847v2, whole genome shotgun sequence.
CAGAAAGCTTGCCTCCATTTTCATCCATGGCGGACGAAAAAAAAACCCACATAGCCATTCTCCCGACTCCAGGCATGGGACACCTCATTCCTTTGGTGGAATTCTCCAAGACCCTCTTCAGCAACCACGGTGTTCTCTCAACTTTCTTCGTCCCCACAGATGGCCCTCTCTCCAAAGCTCAGAAATCCTTTCTTTCCGATCTTCCTCCCTCCATACAATACGTTCTTCTCCCGCCCGTGTGTTTCGAAGATTTGGGGCCGGGCACCTTAATCGAAACCATTATTTCGCTCACTATCACACGCTCTCTTTCGTCACTTCGTGACGCTGTGAAAGCTTCGCATGATGGTGAGAAGTTCTCTGCTTTTGTGGTCGATCTTTTCGGGACAGATGGGTTTGATGTAGCGGCGGAACTCGGCATCCCGCCGTATATCTTCTTCCCCTCCAACGCCTTGCTTTTGTCTCTCATACTTCACTTGCCTGAGCTGGATGAAAAGGTGACCTGTGAGTACTGGGAAATGCCGGAGAAATTGCAGATCCCGGGATGCGTGCCTCTTTATGGAAGAGACCTTGTGGCGCCACTTCAGGACAGGAAAAACGAAGCTTACAGATGGATTCTGCATCACTCCAAAAGGTATTCCATGGCGGAGGGAATAATGGTGAACACGTTCAACGAACTTGAGCCTGTTACAATCAAAACACTGCAAGAAATCAATGGAGGTGGATCATCGAAACCACCTTCCGTCCACCCCATCGGGCCTTTGGTTCAAATGGGTTCAGACAAGAAATCCGAGGATCCAGATTCCTCCAAATGCTTGAAATGGTTGGATCAGCAGCCAGAAAATTCAGTGCTGTTCATCTCGTTAGGTAGCGGGGGAACACTCTCACACGACCAATTGATCGAAATGGCACTGGGACTGGAGTTGAGTGAGCAAAGATTCCTGTGGGTGATCAGATGCCCAAACGACACGACTGCTAACGCCTCTTATTTCGAGATTCAAAACGCAAGTGACCCTCTGGCTTATCTGCCAAAAGGGTACCTCGAAAGGACCAAGAACCAAGGCCTGGTGGTGCCACTGTGGGCTCCGCAAGCTCAAATCTTGGCACACGGTTCCATCTGCGCCTTCCTGTCGCACTGCGGGTGGAATTCGACTCTGGAGAGCGTCGTAAACGGGGTTCCCCTGATTGCGTGGCCGCTGTACGCGGAGCAGAGGATGAATGCGGTGCTGCTTCACGAGGATGTGAAGGTGGCTTTGCGGCCTAAAGCGGACGAAAACGGGCTCGTGGGACGGGTCGATATAGCGAACGTGGTCAAGAATCTGGTGGAGGGAGAGGAAGGGAAAGGGATCCGGAATCGGACGAGGGATCTAAAAGATGCTGCGGCTAGAGTGCTGGGTGAAGATGGTACTTCCACAAGATCACTGGCGCAAGTGATTAACAAATGGAAGAATAAGGCTTGATTATTATGTTGGATTGGTGTGTAATGTGTTTGCATTTTTAGAGTAATTTGAAGAAGATTATGGTGTGGATAATTTTGTGCCTTCTAGGGTACTGGAATCTTTTCTTGGCATTTTAGGAAGGGATTTTTAATTGTTGTGCGGTTGGTTGGTTGGTTGGTTTAATAGAATAATAGTTGGTGACAAACCAAAGTTTTAGAGGTGGTACCAAAACCTATACTGTACCAAAAAAATAGGACAAGGAAATATATACAGATATAATATCAAATTATTCGGTATAACCGCATAACGAAATTTTTCGTTACGTGTAATTAGCATATatgttatttcaaaattttgcagcgtatcgaaattttggtattaatatgtattaaaaaatatcTTATATATAATCTATTTTATAACTTtattatctaaaaatattacatatttttagatttatagATATTGTTTTGatatactaaaatttttaaattttataatgttattgtacCAAAAATTTGTTATCGTTATACAATTATACCATCATACttaaatttttgtatttttgtataccaaaaatttgataaatttgatttgttttgtttttcaatGCTCACAGTAAACTGAATACTATATTTTCCACCACTACAATTCTAATCGAGACTCGGACTATGCTACATCGGGTGTCCTTCATCCGATGCAGCATCTGCCCTTCATTGGCCCAGGACCCACACCAAATTATGTGGGTCCCGGGCCAATGAAGGGCCAAGATCACACCGGTGAAGGACACCCGGTGTGGCATAGGCCCTTCCTCTAATTGAGGATATCAATTATCATGCTTCCGGCTTCCCTCGTCTTGTTTAGACTTTCCTTTTGTAACCTTCTATTTCTATTTCATTTAATTGATGAGACTGTTGATAGGAATTGTGATTTTTAAGGAGtaatattgaataaattaatagtaatgtgtttgatttattgattaaatttgagataaagataatgaactatgattttatttttcaataattaatacatataaataaaataacagatgaaagataaatttttcattcagtgacttgattttattgatactTGTGAAATAAAAAGTTCATGAATTGAGTTatgtaaatataaaataattaatacacAACAGTGAAACCGAACATTTGATAGGAGAGGATTGCCAACCATCCAATCCTATCAACCAAACCAAACATAATCGATGATTTTTAAAagtaaaattaattaagaaaataaaaaggatGCATCGAGTGGAAAAGACAAGGAGAAAGCTGAAACAGGAGTACGTGGTCagtataaatattatacaactatGTTGAAAATGATttgcaatttatttatttattatcatcAAATTCAGTTCctcatatataattttttaaaatgaatatAAAATCTTTTTTAAACACACATTTATTAAGCAAGAAGGCTTTAAAAAAACTACTTGGTTTCTTGGTATGACACCCtaatttgaaatttcaaattatttgagaaaaaaagagtgaaaaataactaatataataaattatgtaAAAAAGAGTgagaaataaataatataataaattatgttttaacTACTCCTTATGGTTAATATTTTAACCCAAAAAACATacattttttgttttcattaatttattagattttttttcgaaattaatttttaaaaaatcaaatttttcgtCACAAACAATGAGTATGTGCAAATACgctagttttttttattaattaacatATCATGACATACGTAATGtgtgtatttaaaaaaaactaaaaaataaagtatttattaagataaaaattatatattttttgaaatcgGAATGGTaggatgaaaaataaaatataaaaaaattatattaataatataataaaatcatgTAATTAGTTTGATAAGATGAAAAGTGTTAAACAAATCTAATTACGTCATTATTTTTTATGGTTAGTATAAAGTAAAAAACATATATTATGTTGAATTtccttttaacaaaaatattctCACCAAATtacacaaaaaattataatctTAAAGGGGGAAATCCAGACTATATTAAAAAACTCCaacaattattaaaaaaaataaaaataactatttAGTATTTAAACATGCATTTActttacataaaaaaaatactatggaacacaaaaaaaaagaagaaaaaaggaTTGTCTTGATGATAAGGAAACAAGGAATCACGATCCTATAATGAAAATTATGCAAACAGGTATGAGTTACCTTTGCAATTACAAATTTATTATAGATGTATTAATGGAAATATGTCTTTAttgtaataaatttataattttaagtaTAACATGTAAAAAAATCAAtggtaatttttattttttttaaaaagggaaaATCAATGGTATTAGGCAAAGCCCAATCGCAATTGATTGAACATAGTCGTGTGTTTCTGGAAATATTGGACACTCCACGTCTTCAACTAAAAATCATGTCAcaatcatgaattcttgatcagcatccaatttatttttatttttttaaatttttaccaACCACATGCATGTTAAAATTAAAGGAAAGTATAAAGTGCCAAGAAAAAAACCAAGAAAAGTTAAAAAGTGGTGTTTCCAAGGGGGGAGAGCAAAATATATTATTCTTATTattatctattttttatttattttttatgaaagcaatattttcttttttttcccctACTTTACCTTCATGCAAATTAGCTAATACCCTTGCCAAAAAGTTTTCCTCTTTATTAGACCAACACTAAAAACCCTCTAATTTTACGGCAGAACCCAGCAAAAAGTAGGGTGtcaaaactcaactcaacccGTCAACTCGATACGAGTCGAcccgaaaaatatatttttaattattattattatttatataaaattaagatagatttactaaatttttatacgttgtatttttgaaaaaaattattgtatattgatataatagattttcgttatttaatatttattttgtacaatttttattttttaaaataattttttattttttgtaataagtattctttaattttttttcaactaaatgttcaaatttaaattatatataagcttagattttgttattatgtgattaaattaaatattaatattattattgtgtgttttgaatttttatttaattattttgttaaaaaataaaaaataaaatcgggTTGGTTCGGGTTGATCGGGTTAGGCGGGTACAGGTTCGGGTTGGGCATTTTCGGGTTGGGTCAGGTTTGGATTGACAATTTTTTTAGAATTATTTTTTCAACTCGACCCAAACCCACCCAACCCTCTCGAATTGACACCCCTAGCAAAAAGTCTAACATGTATAAACcatctaaaaaatattaataaatcgaCAAAtcctctatttttttaaaaatagatcacgttttaaattttaatccaTTTGTGAAAAAACTCAAGCACGTTTatctatttataaaaatttatatctgattttacataattttaaatacaattaattttacGTCTGACACCTTCGCTATATTATTTTTTACACTATTCGTTGCAAAGATTTATTGACTTTTTTTAAATGACATACTTTTCTGGAGTTGACAGATTTCTGCATATTTTTATAGAATCTCACAGACTTTTAATGACTTTCATAGAATCTTACAGATTTGTTTTTCATGACTTTTATTAACATTTGTAAACTTTTTGTAGAAACATATGAGTTTTGAAATTaatgattttgatttgatttatttattaaaattattaatcgaATGTCAATAACTTATGTtatatttctttaaaataattttatttctttttaatatttttatctatcatataaataatttttacttattaatttgatttacaaaaaTCAATAAGTGGTAttaaatttattgtaattaagaaattaatataactttataaaatttgaatatatttaattttatatagtatctttatttatataatatatatattaaacacATTCgtgttaataaatttttaaaactacgtcaatatatatcaatcatatacatattattatatatatatatatatatatatatatatatatatatgtatatacatatgtatattaaagtgaataaaatgtaaattttgagttataataaaaattaagctacagattaaaaaatatacaaaataattaaacatcaaattttatataataaataatgaattaatcataaaaaataattattgttatttttaatttatgatcAATAAAATATTACAAGTTTTTGTCGAGTAATataataagtttttattttaaaatttaatcaatatgattttaaatttcgtgagattttgtaattaaattcaaaaaattatgaatgataaaaaattttattttattttaggggGTGTATTGATTCTtagaaatagaaaaaatatattgtatatatattatttttaatataactaGTATTTATGAGGCTAGTGTATATAAGATTATtttaatgaaaatgaaaatgaaaaaaattgtgTGAAAATTTCCATCCAAATCTTTAGGTTGAACCAAAGACAATTACTAACATTTTATTGTTGTACCTTTGACTTTAATTAttgtatttaataaaatttcatggAGTTTTTAAAACTCTATTGACATTTTGAATACCTTTAGATTTTtgtagagtttttaaaagtcaagtttgaataccacataattttttttaaattctacAAATGTTCATCTTGAATATCACTATACttttatgaaatatataaaaGTCTAGTTCCTAAAGGGGTGTCCAAGTTGATGGAGTAGGTGACCTCTTGGCCATAGGTTAGAAGTTCGATTTTCTCTGCTAACACTTTTttggactagcctgtcacacaTGGCTTGCCTAGTatggtttacctgactagcgtagtttgtaggctattgcgttagtccgaggGTTTACCCAGAGCTCCGAAAGATAGCGGCTGCGGGTTTCCacatcacaaatatatatatatatatatatatatatatatatataaatccagATTGAATACCTTTAGACTTTTAAACTCCACAAAAGTCATTAAAAATCTAAAACCAATACACCTAAAAAAAGAATTaacattttccaaaaatcatctTAAAATCTATTTcctgaaatatatatttaatgaaagTTCAACCCAACCCAAAAAAAGGGTTATTACTTATCATATTACCAAATCATAATGCCACGCAATGCCATAATTATCATGCTGAATTGTCAAAATGCTATCATATATAATCATACATTTTATGAAACGcctccattaattaattataactaGAATGTGAAGTTCAGATTTTAGTTGACTTCTCAATATAAATTATCCTCCCTAAATGAGTCAAACTCTATTTTTCCCAACGtacattttaatatatattgtaCATTATCTTCTTCTTTTCATTTGATTTGCCCCCCACATTTTCGTATATATTGTAATAATTAATCACAGCCTACATtattatatcaatatatttATTGATCAGAAAATCTTTGCCGTGATCGTAGGAGAATCTCAACGCAACGGATGAGTTCaaatgtaatataatatatatgataataattattctaaTATAGCTTTTGTTCAGTTTATCTGAATAAtgtgattattattatagaGATTGTCAAATTGTATGAGAGCAGAAATAATCTTGGtatgataaatattattaaacattatattatttttataagaaTAATTATTTGCTTCCAAATGCTCACAAAAGCAAAAACGCACCATTTGATCAGTTTTTGTTAACTTTTAAACAGATTGTTTATTATTAACGTTCCTCCAAAAATAAGAAAGAAAGATTCTGTTTGAGACACACTGCTTTTCCGCTTACAATTAAACCCTTCCCCAAGCCCAGCTTTAAGAAATAATTACTTTATTTGACTAAATATCCTTTTTACCATTTTTATTTCCAAACATTATATCTATGAAACGTGTCGATCTAGTCCGTATTAGTTGTGtgatatttttgacataaaaatataatgtttttaactcaAATCAGTATATTGTTATATAATATTTcttcataacataaataaaaaaatgatatttttgcgTTGAAGAATAATATTCCCATGAGTCGATTCGGGTTGAAAATTCATCTCACAAAACTAAGCATTAAAACGGTCTAATCTCACGGGAGATTTTGTGTTGTTTTATACCATGCTTAATATATCATAGGCTTCTGTTACTTTCATGCATATGTTTCTGCACTGAacaattttataaatatgtatTAGTCCTTTTTTACTttactaatttatttaattattcttttttgtctttagatttaaTATTTATTGATCTAAACTTTATCCATATAGTTTTTAAATACAGATACTTGACttggttttttattttcttcgattcaaatttaatttttgtcaATTGTGTTGGACCATTTAAATGTGGGCCAAGTATAAATTACCTGCGATGCCCAATTTCAACATTTTGGGCCAAATTAAGTGATGTGGGATAAGCCTCGTGGTATTTAATTTcaagttttatttatgaaattattagtattttttaaaataaaaattgagaaTGTTGACCACTCCTTTTTTGCTCCATCCAGCATGTCTAATTTAGATTATGATTGTGTTTACATCTCAAATTCCTTGATTTACAAGTTTTTCTCAGATCCATTTCATATCCAAGgtctgaaattttcaagaactaCACCAATCCAAGCATAAGggattttttctttctttctttttttttttttgggttttttttcctTCTAATTTTCTTGTGTATATTTCGTTCAATTAAATCCACTATTTCGatctttttaattcaaatcTTGTGGAAAAAAATTGGATCAACtcgatttatatttaaaactccaTCGAACTTACCAAAGAGTAACAATTGAAGTGTTGAGCAATAAAGGAAGGGGCTTGCTTACATACATCATTCTTCCTATACCAGAAAGGGAGCCCCCTCAACTGATGAAAAATCAACCACTACAATCACAACATACACATAAATATGAATGCCTATCTGAGTCGGGAGTCTAGAGGTGGCTCCGAATCTAACAAAAGTTAACAAAGGCATCGAGGAACTTAGTATCGAAGTCCGCGCGATCAATCGACAAATCCAAGTCTTCGAATGTCGATGTTGTTGCATTGGAGATAATCTCAGCAAAATCTGATTCAGAACCCAAATTGTCCCCCATCACAAAACCATTCACCTGGCCTGGTGACAATGAGAAACAGGATTCGGACGTTGCCGGGGATATAAACGACGTCGAATAGCTTCCCAAGAAGTTGGTGTCTATCGGTGGATCGAAAAACAAGGGAGCACCCTCGGAGTCTTCGGATTCTACAGGGGTCGAGGGAAAGTAAAATGAAGGAAAATTGGCCGTAGCATCGTCTGTTACACCGAGTTCTCGAGTTTCGACTTTAAGACCCGACTCTGTATCATTTCCGAACACCATTTGTTGAACTTGTTTTACACCCTCTTCTTCTTTGTTTCCTGCACAGAAGTTTTCTCTGTTCTGCTTTGTAGTTTCTTGAACACAGCTGTGTTTCCCTTTATACACGACTTCGAAGATCGAAGGGTCGTCATCCGTTCGCTGAACGTGTTTTTTAGCTAAACAACGTTGTGTGTTTAGATAGGTGCAACGGTAGTATGCCCTGCAATTGAAACACCCTTCGGTTAGAAAACAACACTGATTGTTTTGGCTAAATCAAGAAATGGGTTTGAAATCCCTTAGATCACACTATGCCTCAAGTACATCTATCATAGGTGTCTTTTTTTGGTAAGAACTCAGAAGGGCTGAATTCATTTCTCAGTATGTAGTAGCACTAGCAGTTGAGGAACATGGCTTCCTCATCAAATACTCAAAAAACCCGAATCCGAATCGACTTCAAGTTTTTACATATCGGCTCATGTGATGTTATACAGGTGAAATCAAGAAGAAATGAAGAAAAAGAAGCGGTTAAAGTGATTATTCTCACGTTGTGTACACAGGACCTTCACATGAAAAACAGTCTCTCCAAAGGGGCCAACATTTATTATCTAACACCAGCATTTTCCTCGAGTGATGAAGCAAGTGGCCAAATTTATAAGGGCTGGTAGTACAAAGTGTTGATGAATGAATTAATGGCAACTACATGAGATATTGATTGAGAATTCAGGCAATCTACCAAACAATTTTAATGCATCCAAGTTAAACAACCAACCAAAACACAAAATTTTCTCTCTCCTAATTGCTTCAAAGTTCAGCGGCTCAAAATAAGATCCTGATTGGAGATACGCAATAAATTATATTCAAAGTTTGAACAATTGCATATGATATGAATACAGAATTCTCAGAAAAATATGTTATTCATACTGAGTCCAAAAGGGTGTTAGAGTTAACGACAATCCAAGAAACAGTGATTTATGAAACTAATCAGCACCAATCAAGTTAAAGATGAAAACCATTTACTGACCTTGGATGATTAGTGTTTAAAATCACTTTCTGCCCATATTTTCTCCAACTATATCCATCATTCATACGACTTTCTAGCCCTGCCCCAGAGCACAAACGTACTACATCATCCCGTTTTTGGTTTATCTTCCTGTAAAAGGAAAAATTACCACATAAAAAGTCAGATAAATGccaaatggaaaaaaaaatccTCCACTGAGAACAAGAAAAAGGCTTAAAGAAGCCACCTACCTTTTCTTGGAAACACCTTTATGGGTCTGGTCCTTGTAGTCCGGGTCCGACCCTTCACTTTTCGAGCTATTCTCAAGAAGATTAGGTGACTGGGACGTATTCCCAACAACATGAGAAGGGTTTCCATTTTCAAGAAGAGCCATGGAATTTATCAGGGCTATAGCATTATCGAAAGAAGATCCTATTTTCTccaccaaaaattcatatttatcgCTTGAATTGGACAGCTGAAACTGAGTTTTCAGCTGATTTACAAACTCCCTGCCTTGCATCAGCCCTATTAGAGTATTTTGGTTCCCAGAACAGCCTTCTTCCATCTGAAATCCAAGATAATTTAAGTGTTCGGTGAAACCTTGCTAGTAGTGAAGAATATCTACAGCTTGGCTTGAAGGGATTCAAGTTTTTTGAATCAGGATCATGTCAAGCCTTCAAACAAATGGGAAATGGAAAGCTGCCCGCAAGAAACTTGATGATTTTAAACAGAGTAAACATTCAAAAGAGATTGATTAGGAGGGAGTTTGGATAATGGTCTAGTAGAGATCACTAGCTTCTGAGCTAAAAAATGGCAGAAAACTATAAAATGGAAGCCACTTTATGTAACTAACATGATCAAGAATGAGAACAAAAGGTAACACTTTAAATAGCTAGCGACTTGGAGTGTGGGATGGGGATGGAGTAAGTGAATGCAATCTctctatttaatatttaatttggtaGAAAAAAATATTGTGTGATCCGAAACAGCCAAATGGATTCTTAGTGACGAAGGAGTGAGGAAGGAGAGGGGGGACATTTAAAGAAGAAAAGTTGTGGAAAAAGATGAGATTTTTAGACAGATAAAAGGGGTTGGATAAATAACTATTCAGAGGGCCATTACACCACACCACACCACACCACACCACACCACTAAAGGCTTTCTAGTACTTGAGAAAGCACACATTCAGATTAGGAAAAAAGTGTTCTTGATTTATTAGTTATGGATTCACACACAATctttgaaaatattaatttttggaaaacatGAACTCACCAATGATTGTGtttcaatcttttttttttacttcaaGGCAAGAAATTCTTCCAATGAAAGATGTGTGAAATCCTTTCCATGTGTGTGTCTTGAATGGTTGGATAAATAGAAAATTACTACAAGTAAGTTGTTATCCCCCCCAACTTTGATTATTCATCTTTTAAATTTGGAAAAAGAAAACCTATAAAATATGTGGTTCGAAGTAAGAACA
It encodes:
- the LOC140890644 gene encoding hydroquinone glucosyltransferase-like — translated: MADEKKTHIAILPTPGMGHLIPLVEFSKTLFSNHGVLSTFFVPTDGPLSKAQKSFLSDLPPSIQYVLLPPVCFEDLGPGTLIETIISLTITRSLSSLRDAVKASHDGEKFSAFVVDLFGTDGFDVAAELGIPPYIFFPSNALLLSLILHLPELDEKVTCEYWEMPEKLQIPGCVPLYGRDLVAPLQDRKNEAYRWILHHSKRYSMAEGIMVNTFNELEPVTIKTLQEINGGGSSKPPSVHPIGPLVQMGSDKKSEDPDSSKCLKWLDQQPENSVLFISLGSGGTLSHDQLIEMALGLELSEQRFLWVIRCPNDTTANASYFEIQNASDPLAYLPKGYLERTKNQGLVVPLWAPQAQILAHGSICAFLSHCGWNSTLESVVNGVPLIAWPLYAEQRMNAVLLHEDVKVALRPKADENGLVGRVDIANVVKNLVEGEEGKGIRNRTRDLKDAAARVLGEDGTSTRSLAQVINKWKNKA
- the LOC140887760 gene encoding uncharacterized protein, yielding MEEGCSGNQNTLIGLMQGREFVNQLKTQFQLSNSSDKYEFLVEKIGSSFDNAIALINSMALLENGNPSHVVGNTSQSPNLLENSSKSEGSDPDYKDQTHKGVSKKRKINQKRDDVVRLCSGAGLESRMNDGYSWRKYGQKVILNTNHPRAYYRCTYLNTQRCLAKKHVQRTDDDPSIFEVVYKGKHSCVQETTKQNRENFCAGNKEEEGVKQVQQMVFGNDTESGLKVETRELGVTDDATANFPSFYFPSTPVESEDSEGAPLFFDPPIDTNFLGSYSTSFISPATSESCFSLSPGQVNGFVMGDNLGSESDFAEIISNATTSTFEDLDLSIDRADFDTKFLDAFVNFC